A section of the Bacteroidales bacterium genome encodes:
- a CDS encoding glycoside hydrolase family 92 protein has product YLESGWLPEWASPGHRDCMIGSNSASIVADAYLKGIRGYDIQKLYEAVLKNSENAGPISSVGRLGVGYYNSKGYIPYDVKINENVARTLEYAYDDFCIWKLGEALGRPKEETDRFAQRCLNYKNVYDSTSRLMRGRNADGTFQSPFSPFKWGDAFTEGNSLHYTWCVFHDIQGLIDLMGGNRNFVTMLDTVFKLPPIFDDSYYGFPIHEIREMQIMNMGNYAHGNQPIQHMAYLYDYANEPWKTQFHVRDIMDRLYTPAPDGYCGDEDNGQTSAWYVFSAMGFYPVCPGTMQYVIGSPVFSHVKINLENGKQVEINATNNSPANRYVQQIRLNGKSYGRVWFDHNEMLKGCKIDFSMSATAQKSWLSGDEGLPYSFSRGSGISNR; this is encoded by the coding sequence GTACCTTGAAAGCGGCTGGCTTCCCGAATGGGCAAGTCCCGGTCACCGGGATTGCATGATCGGATCAAATTCCGCGTCAATAGTTGCGGATGCGTACCTGAAGGGTATTCGCGGATACGACATTCAAAAATTATATGAAGCCGTACTTAAAAATTCGGAAAATGCAGGTCCGATCAGTTCAGTGGGAAGATTGGGAGTGGGTTATTACAATTCAAAAGGTTATATTCCGTATGATGTAAAAATCAATGAAAATGTGGCCCGCACGCTTGAATATGCCTATGACGATTTCTGCATATGGAAGCTGGGAGAGGCTCTTGGGAGGCCAAAGGAAGAAACCGACCGGTTTGCACAACGGTGCCTGAATTATAAAAATGTTTATGACAGCACTTCCAGGCTCATGCGGGGCCGAAATGCTGACGGTACTTTCCAGTCTCCTTTCAGTCCTTTTAAATGGGGAGATGCATTTACCGAAGGAAACAGCCTGCATTATACATGGTGCGTATTTCACGACATACAGGGTTTGATTGATCTTATGGGCGGAAACCGGAACTTTGTTACCATGCTGGATACTGTTTTTAAGCTGCCTCCAATTTTTGACGACAGTTATTACGGTTTTCCGATTCATGAAATCAGGGAAATGCAGATTATGAATATGGGGAATTACGCGCATGGCAACCAGCCGATACAACACATGGCCTACCTGTATGATTACGCCAATGAACCCTGGAAAACTCAGTTTCATGTGAGAGACATTATGGACAGGCTTTATACGCCGGCACCCGACGGGTATTGCGGTGATGAAGACAACGGTCAGACCTCGGCCTGGTATGTTTTTTCTGCCATGGGCTTTTACCCTGTGTGCCCGGGAACAATGCAATATGTAATCGGTTCACCCGTATTCAGCCATGTTAAGATTAATCTTGAAAACGGAAAACAGGTTGAGATAAATGCAACGAATAATTCACCTGCCAACAGGTATGTTCAGCAGATTCGTTTGAATGGCAAAAGTTATGGCAGAGTGTGGTTTGATCATAATGAAATGTTGAAAGGCTGCAAAATTGATTTTTCAATGTCAGCAACCGCGCAAAAATCATGGCTGAGCGGAGATGAGGGATTACCGTATTCTTTTTCCAGGGGATCAGGGATCAGTAATCGGTAA
- a CDS encoding ATP-dependent Clp protease proteolytic subunit, with the protein MRTVYSEEPEENKNPEKQASLNRVVEQKFLEQRKIFLWGEVDDRSAEVIVSKLLYMEAADPGKPITFYINSPGGMVTAGFSILDTMNLISSPVSTVCMGLAASMGSLLLSAGEKGQRYIYPLGAVLIHQPSMGYLQGQAADIAIHARQIIKSKEITADILAKNCNQSVDKILKDFDRDYWMNAEESIAYGIVDKMYSMK; encoded by the coding sequence ATGAGAACCGTATATTCCGAGGAACCCGAAGAAAATAAAAATCCTGAAAAACAGGCATCACTCAACAGGGTAGTTGAACAGAAATTTCTTGAACAGCGCAAAATATTCTTATGGGGAGAAGTCGACGACAGGTCGGCTGAAGTAATCGTGAGCAAATTGCTATACATGGAAGCTGCTGATCCGGGCAAACCCATTACTTTTTATATTAATAGTCCGGGAGGCATGGTAACAGCAGGTTTTTCAATTCTTGACACCATGAACCTGATCAGCTCACCCGTATCAACTGTCTGCATGGGACTTGCCGCATCTATGGGTTCGTTGCTGCTGTCGGCCGGTGAGAAAGGACAACGGTATATTTATCCCCTGGGTGCAGTGCTGATCCACCAGCCCAGTATGGGGTACCTGCAGGGACAGGCTGCCGATATTGCCATACATGCCCGGCAGATCATAAAATCAAAAGAAATCACAGCCGATATCCTGGCAAAGAACTGTAACCAGTCCGTGGATAAAATATTGAAGGATTTTGACCGCGATTACTGGATGAATGCGGAAGAATCCATAGCCTACGGAATTGTGGACAAGATGTATTCGATGAAGTAA
- a CDS encoding VOC family protein, with amino-acid sequence MMLSINSFHHIAIICSDYSRSKHFYTHVLPLEIIRETYRRERDSYKLDLSLNGIFLIELFSFNNPPPRVSGPEAAGLRHLAFEVHDMNEACRHLEEQGIPYEAVRTDTLTGKKFTFFRDPDDLPVEFYER; translated from the coding sequence ATGATGCTGTCGATTAACAGCTTTCATCACATAGCGATCATTTGTTCCGACTACAGCAGGTCGAAACATTTTTACACGCATGTCCTTCCGCTAGAAATAATCCGTGAAACTTATCGCCGGGAGCGGGATTCCTATAAGCTTGATCTTTCATTGAACGGAATATTCCTGATTGAGCTTTTCTCCTTTAATAATCCTCCCCCCAGGGTTTCCGGTCCCGAAGCTGCCGGCCTCCGCCACCTGGCATTTGAAGTGCATGATATGAATGAGGCCTGCCGGCATCTCGAAGAACAGGGCATTCCCTATGAAGCTGTCCGCACAGATACTCTGACAGGTAAAAAGTTCACTTTTTTCAGAGATCCCGATGATCTTCCCGTTGAATTTTACGAACGATGA